A stretch of Planococcus citri chromosome 5, ihPlaCitr1.1, whole genome shotgun sequence DNA encodes these proteins:
- the LOC135847616 gene encoding uncharacterized protein LOC135847616 isoform X9 — translation MTEMVPVEFAQPTPLSLKELSAISVSLGIWRNEIHKCRINHTIENFNPLTLKISSKTLLPDLPLVLYDVIDEYVSRFGPSAATWLYNHYKRIFQSYHCHENSVLEVFDDFIADYYGTIDYVRTAKRMIACDRFSEVEKFAVACTYFFEDDINRIWPSVCESFDLNSTDFGKCPQLFYWICRLRNEMDKIPTKRNTSVDEVMFDHHMVENRPSLEYFWGHMSLGNRMRKATDTYRRDKKLLVTFVLPKLNDQQLDEFLNTKGCKLILNLLNDRLRNRWFFQPTWKLIKSKVNESTFRTLVVEMLKFEQASAFEGCSRQPQNWLFHCSLIWNSITDDLKQSIVEDILSNRALFENMRPFFFSSERRFVGFLLIIISSASVEQRSRFWCDCGPHLIEGTRSEDLLRIMKLCFENKEEIVEFKVNILAECETVRRLCSRLLRVGMFDELNDLVDFCWHEVQAAKDFKLLLLRSTFLLETCGFTALLVKRVKEFSVFIDDIFDDKDQSTDFKNQLVSSPAARDILLSYPCAWNSSIEALMELVDTFVSTEQTLHGIKKGMIGYLTEFILKRRDNGYFKDRRFKTSVFDQFLLWLLGSAEEVERFRQTCLL, via the coding sequence ATGACTGAAATGGTTCCTGTCGAGTTTGCTCAGCCGACTCCACTATCGCTTAAAGAACTATCAGCCATCTCTGTTAGTCTGGGAATCTGGCGCAATGAAATACACAAATGTCGCATTAACCACACGatcgaaaattttaatccactcacgttgaaaatttcgtcaaaaactcTGCTCCCCGATTTGCCATTAGTGCTTTATGATGTCATCGATGAATATGTCTCAAGATTTGGTCCTTCAGCAGCGACATGGCTGTATAATCATTATAAAAGAATATTCCAATCATATCACTGCCATGAAAATTCTGTTCTGGAAGTCTTCGACGATTTCATCGCTGATTACTATGGCACCATCGATTATGTGAGAACAGCGAAACGCATGATAGCTTGTGACAGATTTAGTgaggttgaaaaatttgctgtagcttgtacctattttttcgaagacgatatcaACAGAATTTGGCCTTCTGTATGTGAGAGTTTCGACTTGAATAGTACGGATTTTGGCAAATGCCCGCAATTGTTTTATTGGATATGCAGGCTCAGAAACGAAATGGATAAGATACCTACCAAAAGAAACACATCTGTTGACGAAGTTATGTTTGACCACCATATGGTTGAGAATAGACCATCTCTCGAGTATTTTTGGGGTCATATGTCTCTGGGAAATCGAATGAGAAAAGCCACAGACACTTACCGTCGTGATAAGAAATTGTTAGTTACGTTCGTATTACCAAAACTGAACGATCAACagctcgatgaatttttaaatacgaaAGGTTGTAAATTGATACTGAATCTGCTAAACGATCGTCTCCGTAACAGGTGGTTCTTTCAACCGACTTGGAAGTTGATTAAAAGTAAAGTGAACGAAAGTACATTCAGAACATTGGTCgtcgaaatgttgaaattcgagCAAGCCTCGGCGTTTGAAGGGTGTTCGAGACAGCCCCAGAATTGGTTGTTTCATTGTTCGCTTATTTGGAACAGTATCACGGATGATTTAAAACAATCGATAGTCGAAGATATTTTATCCAACAGGGCATTGTTCGAAAACATGCGtccgtttttcttttcaagtgaaAGACGTTTCGTTGgatttttattgattattaTTTCATCGGCCTCTGTTGAGCAGAGAAGCAGATTTTGGTGCGACTGTGGGCCTCATTTGATCGAAGGCACCCGAAGTGAAGATTTGCTACGAATAATGAAACTTTGCTTCGAAAACAAAGAAGAAATTGTCGAGTTCAAGGTTAACATTTTAGCTGAATGTGAAACTGTGCGCCGTTTGTGTAGCAGACTATTGCGTGTCGGGATGTTCGACGAACTAAACGATTTAGTGGACTTTTGTTGGCACGAAGTTCAAGCCGCGAAAGATTTCAAGCTTCTGCTTTTGCGATCAACTTTTCTCTTAGAAACTTGCGGTTTTACTGCTCTACTGGTCAAAAGAGTCAAAGAATTTAGTGTATTTATCGACGATATTTTCGACGATAAAGATCAATCGACCGATTTCAAGAATCAACTTGTGTCGTCACCTGCAGCTCGAGATATTTTATTGTCCTATCCGTGTGCGTGGAATTCTTCCATTGAAGCGTTAATGGAATTAGTAGATACTTTTGTTTCGACTGAACAAACTCTACATGGGATAAAAAAGGGTATGATTGGTTATTTGACggagtttattttaaaaaggcGCGATAATGGGTATTTCAAAGATCGTAGGTTCAAAACATctgtttttgaccaatttttactATGGTTGTTGGGAAGTGCGGAAGAAGTTGAAAGATTTAGGCAGACCTGTCTTCTGTGA